Proteins from one Ornithobacterium rhinotracheale genomic window:
- a CDS encoding 2-oxoacid:ferredoxin oxidoreductase subunit beta yields MTTALTAKDFASDQDVKWCPGCGDYSILKQMQSVLPGLGIPKEDIVFISGIGCSSRFPYYMDTYGMHSIHGRATAVATGTKIANPNLHIWVITGDGDSLSIGGNHLIHALRRNVDYNILMFNNEIYGLTKGQYSPTSKKGLKTKSSPMGSIDYPFNPAAVALGAEGSFVARSMDRDPLHLRQMMERAATHKGTTFLEVYQNCPIFNDGIFEEFTDKKQRPETALYVEDGKPLIFGKENEKGIILDGITPRVVNFKEEGLSENDLMIHDEKDLIKAEILARFDFIGGENLPRVFGIFYAKERPTYEDMLLEQINRAEENSQETLNQLLSGDNFWEIK; encoded by the coding sequence ATGACAACAGCATTAACTGCAAAAGATTTTGCATCGGACCAAGATGTCAAATGGTGCCCTGGTTGTGGCGACTATTCAATCTTGAAACAAATGCAATCGGTATTGCCTGGCTTGGGAATCCCGAAAGAAGATATCGTGTTTATTTCAGGAATCGGGTGTTCGTCTCGTTTCCCTTACTATATGGATACTTATGGCATGCACAGCATCCACGGGCGCGCCACTGCGGTAGCAACAGGAACTAAAATTGCCAATCCCAATTTGCATATTTGGGTAATTACAGGAGATGGCGACAGCCTTTCGATTGGGGGAAATCACTTGATTCACGCTTTGAGAAGGAATGTAGATTATAATATCTTAATGTTTAACAATGAAATCTACGGACTCACTAAAGGGCAATATTCACCAACCTCAAAAAAAGGATTAAAAACTAAATCTTCGCCCATGGGGTCGATTGATTATCCATTTAACCCAGCAGCTGTTGCACTCGGTGCGGAAGGCTCATTTGTCGCGAGAAGCATGGATAGAGATCCGTTGCACCTTCGCCAAATGATGGAGCGCGCAGCAACTCACAAGGGAACCACTTTCCTAGAAGTGTACCAAAACTGCCCTATCTTCAACGATGGTATTTTTGAAGAATTTACCGATAAAAAACAAAGGCCCGAGACGGCGCTTTATGTAGAAGATGGCAAGCCGCTCATCTTTGGAAAAGAAAACGAAAAAGGCATCATTCTCGATGGCATTACGCCAAGAGTGGTGAACTTTAAAGAAGAAGGTTTAAGCGAAAACGACTTAATGATTCACGACGAAAAAGATTTAATAAAAGCTGAAATTTTGGCAAGATTTGATTTCATCGGAGGAGAAAATCTTCCACGCGTTTTTGGTATTTTCTATGCTAAAGAGCGCCCAACTTACGAAGATATGCTTCTAGAACAAATCAATCGCGCCGAGGAAAATTCACAAGAAACTTTGAATCAACTACTTTCAGGAGACAATTTCTGGGAAATTAAATGA